One region of Oncorhynchus mykiss isolate Arlee chromosome 8, USDA_OmykA_1.1, whole genome shotgun sequence genomic DNA includes:
- the LOC110529128 gene encoding pancreas transcription factor 1 subunit alpha produces the protein MDTVLDTFTGLDSFSSPYFDEDDFFTDQSSRDHLDTDEFLDDDVDFLTSHFQDYYKDSRLAHDGDYCEIGNFSFSSSSSTFSYECTDSTSELSPQMGGDVPMLKRRRRMRSDMEMQHLRQAANVRERRRMQSINDAFEGLRSHIPTLPYEKRLSKVDTLRLAIGYINFLAELVQSDMPIRNSDSEAPTQPKKVIICHRGTRSPSPSDPDYGLPPLAGHSLSWTDEKQLKDQNIIRTAKVWTPEDPRKLHMKPSLNNIENEPPFSLT, from the exons ATGGACACTGTCTTAGATACATTTACAGGATTGGACTCCTTCTCTTCCCCTTATTTTGACGAGGATGATTTCTTTACTGACCAGTCCTCCAGGGACCACTTGGACACCGACGAGTTTCTAGATGACGATGTCGATTTTCTCACCAGCCATTTCCAAGATTACTACAAGGACAGCAGGTTAGCGCACGATGGGGACTACTGTGAAATTGGCAacttttccttctcttcctcctcctctaccttctcgTATGAATGCACTGACAGCACCTCAGAGCTGTCGCCTCAGATGGGAGGAGATGTCCCGATGCTAAAAAGGCGGAGGCGGATGAGATCCGATATGGAGATGCAACATTTACGGCAGGCTGCCAACGTCCGGGAGCGGCGGAGGATGCAGTCCATTAACGATGCTTTCGAAGGACTCCGGTCTCACATCCCCACTCTGCCATACGAGAAGAGGCTCTCCAAAGTCGATACCCTGCGCCTGGCCATTGGCTACATCAACTTCCTCGCTGAGCTCGTACAGTCGGACATGCCCATCCGAAACTCCGACAGTGAAGCACCGACTCAACCCAAAAAAGTTATAATTTGCCACAGAGGAACAA GATCTCCGTCTCCAAGTGACCCTGACTACGGGTTGCCTCCCCTTGCCGGCCACTCTCTGTCCTGGACAGACGAGAAACAGCTGAAAGACCAGAACATCATTAGAACCGCTAAAGTTTGGACACCCGAGGACCCACGAAAACTGCACATGAAACCCTCCCTGAACAACATTGAAAACGAGCCTCCTTTCAGCTTAACCTGA
- the c8h10orf67 gene encoding uncharacterized protein C10orf67 homolog, mitochondrial isoform X2 → MNLVCKQKKMCMNEDEEELFSKEIEEIRKFSLGNQLRVGFFGPDASVQTDVSELPTVKLLSDHTAELIKFIQAHYESKLQQEAESLYTSMNDKVKSLENHHKEKVKVIRRSYQQQFNDAIHVIRGSYKNYYLKKGENVAAVASETGRLKDLMNEIQEKNLKITCMSEQLREYEERVFTKISCEAVDDPDKEWLRQENQKLQDDIDSMHIVMDQVRNSLEAKEQQLEDLAHNLNDVKAKLEDEKKALQKMTSDYDHLKVQLSIEKDTARNKMKSLKQELEKEIQIIEDFRKSEKLAVEKEVNEKLSAEKEKQKREVLAQEAVLKAQAAEEQPVFQVAEGGEELIQQLNELKKMETLQKQDIEKLQKQLFRCNGIWEKKFEILKASFHAIKDEMFLRQTLQRQAASLQHASVNYMMDSAGSYQSPVYNGFKMPSSYAGTLLPNIGTGGFQKMDRTGEIMDISVLSGRRTDCSESQMESGDEEELCGILPLPCLLSHTRQRASLTSAICTPSK, encoded by the exons ATGAACCTCGTGTGTAAACAAAAAAAGATGTGTATGAATGAGGACGAAGAGGAGCTATTTTCTAAAGAAATAGAGGAAATTCGCAA GTTTTCACTGGGGAATCAATTGAGGGTGGGATTCTTTGGTCCAGATGCTTCTGTCCAAACCGATGTCTCAGAATTACCCACTGTCAAGTTACTATCTGACCACACTGCTGAACTTATAAAG TTCATACAGGCACACTATGAGTCCAAACTTCAGCAAGAGGCAGAGTCCTTGTATACCAGCATGAATGACAAAGTGAAGAGTTTGGAGAATCATCATAAGGAG AAAGTAAAAGTTATACGGAGAAGTTATCAACAACAATTCAATGATGCAATCCATGTGATCAGAGGCAGCTACAAG AATTACTACCTTAAAAAAGGAGAAAATGTAGCTGCTGTTGCTAGTGAGACAGGGAGGCTGAAAGATCTGATGAATGAGATCCAAGAGAAGAACTTGAAGATCACGTGTATGAGTGAACAGCTGAGGGAATATGAGGAGAGAGTCTTCACAAAG attAGCTGTGAGGCTGTGGATGACCCGGATAAAGAATGGCTGAGACAAGAGAATCAAAAGCTACAAGACGACATTGACTCCATGCACATTGTCATGGACCAGGTCCGCAATTCCTTGGAGGCTAAAGAGCAGCAGTTGGAAGATCTAG CACATAATCTAAACGATGTGAAAGCAAAGTTAGAGGACGAGAAAAAAGCCCTGCAAAAG ATGACCAGTGACTATGATCATCTGAAAGTACAACTCAGCATTGAGAAGGACACCGCCAGAAACAAG ATGAAGTCGCTAAAACAAGAGCTGGAAAAAGAAATACAAATCATTGAAGACTTCCGGAAGAGTGAG AAACTTGCTGTGGAAAAGGAAGTTAATGAGAAATTGAGTGCAGAGAAGGAGAAACAAAAAAGAGAAGTGCTTGCTCAGGAGGCCGTCTTAAAAGCTCAAGCAGCAGAAGAACAACCTGTG TTTCAGGTTGCTGAAGGGGGGGAGGAGTTGATCCAACAACTTAATGAGCTAAAAAAGATGGAGACCTTACAGAAACAAGATATAGAGAA ACTCCAAAAGCAGTTGTTTCGCTGTAACGGAATATGGGAAAAGAAATTTGAGATTCTGAAGGCGAG TTTCCATGCCATCAAAGATGAGATGTTCTTGCGACAGACGTTACAGCGGCAGGCAGCTTCACTGCAACATGCCTCAGTCAACTACATG ATGGACAGTGCTGGTTCTTACCAAAGTCCTGTGTACAATGGATTCAAAATGCCGAGCAGCTATGCAGGGACACTTCTG CCCAACATAGGTACTGGAGGTTTTCAGAAGATGGACAGAACCGGTGAGATCATGGACATCAGTGTGTTGAGTGGCAGAAGAACAGATTGTTCAG AATCCCAGATGGAATCAGGAGATGAAGAGGAGCTGTGTGGAATTCTTCCTCTTCCTTGCCTTCTGTCCCATACCAGGCAAAGAGCATCCCTCACATCTGCAATCTGCACCCCTTCAAAATGA
- the c8h10orf67 gene encoding uncharacterized protein C10orf67 homolog, mitochondrial isoform X1 — translation MNLVCKQKKMCMNEDEEELFSKEIEEIRKFSLGNQLRVGFFGPDASVQTDVSELPTVKLLSDHTAELIKNMDTLKKDIFLKIKFIQAHYESKLQQEAESLYTSMNDKVKSLENHHKEKVKVIRRSYQQQFNDAIHVIRGSYKNYYLKKGENVAAVASETGRLKDLMNEIQEKNLKITCMSEQLREYEERVFTKISCEAVDDPDKEWLRQENQKLQDDIDSMHIVMDQVRNSLEAKEQQLEDLAHNLNDVKAKLEDEKKALQKMTSDYDHLKVQLSIEKDTARNKMKSLKQELEKEIQIIEDFRKSEKLAVEKEVNEKLSAEKEKQKREVLAQEAVLKAQAAEEQPVFQVAEGGEELIQQLNELKKMETLQKQDIEKLQKQLFRCNGIWEKKFEILKASFHAIKDEMFLRQTLQRQAASLQHASVNYMMDSAGSYQSPVYNGFKMPSSYAGTLLPNIGTGGFQKMDRTGEIMDISVLSGRRTDCSESQMESGDEEELCGILPLPCLLSHTRQRASLTSAICTPSK, via the exons ATGAACCTCGTGTGTAAACAAAAAAAGATGTGTATGAATGAGGACGAAGAGGAGCTATTTTCTAAAGAAATAGAGGAAATTCGCAA GTTTTCACTGGGGAATCAATTGAGGGTGGGATTCTTTGGTCCAGATGCTTCTGTCCAAACCGATGTCTCAGAATTACCCACTGTCAAGTTACTATCTGACCACACTGCTGAACTTATAAAG AATATGGATACCCTGAAAAAAGACATTTTTTTGAAAATAAAGTTCATACAGGCACACTATGAGTCCAAACTTCAGCAAGAGGCAGAGTCCTTGTATACCAGCATGAATGACAAAGTGAAGAGTTTGGAGAATCATCATAAGGAG AAAGTAAAAGTTATACGGAGAAGTTATCAACAACAATTCAATGATGCAATCCATGTGATCAGAGGCAGCTACAAG AATTACTACCTTAAAAAAGGAGAAAATGTAGCTGCTGTTGCTAGTGAGACAGGGAGGCTGAAAGATCTGATGAATGAGATCCAAGAGAAGAACTTGAAGATCACGTGTATGAGTGAACAGCTGAGGGAATATGAGGAGAGAGTCTTCACAAAG attAGCTGTGAGGCTGTGGATGACCCGGATAAAGAATGGCTGAGACAAGAGAATCAAAAGCTACAAGACGACATTGACTCCATGCACATTGTCATGGACCAGGTCCGCAATTCCTTGGAGGCTAAAGAGCAGCAGTTGGAAGATCTAG CACATAATCTAAACGATGTGAAAGCAAAGTTAGAGGACGAGAAAAAAGCCCTGCAAAAG ATGACCAGTGACTATGATCATCTGAAAGTACAACTCAGCATTGAGAAGGACACCGCCAGAAACAAG ATGAAGTCGCTAAAACAAGAGCTGGAAAAAGAAATACAAATCATTGAAGACTTCCGGAAGAGTGAG AAACTTGCTGTGGAAAAGGAAGTTAATGAGAAATTGAGTGCAGAGAAGGAGAAACAAAAAAGAGAAGTGCTTGCTCAGGAGGCCGTCTTAAAAGCTCAAGCAGCAGAAGAACAACCTGTG TTTCAGGTTGCTGAAGGGGGGGAGGAGTTGATCCAACAACTTAATGAGCTAAAAAAGATGGAGACCTTACAGAAACAAGATATAGAGAA ACTCCAAAAGCAGTTGTTTCGCTGTAACGGAATATGGGAAAAGAAATTTGAGATTCTGAAGGCGAG TTTCCATGCCATCAAAGATGAGATGTTCTTGCGACAGACGTTACAGCGGCAGGCAGCTTCACTGCAACATGCCTCAGTCAACTACATG ATGGACAGTGCTGGTTCTTACCAAAGTCCTGTGTACAATGGATTCAAAATGCCGAGCAGCTATGCAGGGACACTTCTG CCCAACATAGGTACTGGAGGTTTTCAGAAGATGGACAGAACCGGTGAGATCATGGACATCAGTGTGTTGAGTGGCAGAAGAACAGATTGTTCAG AATCCCAGATGGAATCAGGAGATGAAGAGGAGCTGTGTGGAATTCTTCCTCTTCCTTGCCTTCTGTCCCATACCAGGCAAAGAGCATCCCTCACATCTGCAATCTGCACCCCTTCAAAATGA
- the c8h10orf67 gene encoding uncharacterized protein C10orf67 homolog, mitochondrial isoform X3: MDTLKKDIFLKIKFIQAHYESKLQQEAESLYTSMNDKVKSLENHHKEKVKVIRRSYQQQFNDAIHVIRGSYKNYYLKKGENVAAVASETGRLKDLMNEIQEKNLKITCMSEQLREYEERVFTKISCEAVDDPDKEWLRQENQKLQDDIDSMHIVMDQVRNSLEAKEQQLEDLAHNLNDVKAKLEDEKKALQKMTSDYDHLKVQLSIEKDTARNKMKSLKQELEKEIQIIEDFRKSEKLAVEKEVNEKLSAEKEKQKREVLAQEAVLKAQAAEEQPVFQVAEGGEELIQQLNELKKMETLQKQDIEKLQKQLFRCNGIWEKKFEILKASFHAIKDEMFLRQTLQRQAASLQHASVNYMMDSAGSYQSPVYNGFKMPSSYAGTLLPNIGTGGFQKMDRTGEIMDISVLSGRRTDCSESQMESGDEEELCGILPLPCLLSHTRQRASLTSAICTPSK; the protein is encoded by the exons ATGGATACCCTGAAAAAAGACATTTTTTTGAAAATAAAGTTCATACAGGCACACTATGAGTCCAAACTTCAGCAAGAGGCAGAGTCCTTGTATACCAGCATGAATGACAAAGTGAAGAGTTTGGAGAATCATCATAAGGAG AAAGTAAAAGTTATACGGAGAAGTTATCAACAACAATTCAATGATGCAATCCATGTGATCAGAGGCAGCTACAAG AATTACTACCTTAAAAAAGGAGAAAATGTAGCTGCTGTTGCTAGTGAGACAGGGAGGCTGAAAGATCTGATGAATGAGATCCAAGAGAAGAACTTGAAGATCACGTGTATGAGTGAACAGCTGAGGGAATATGAGGAGAGAGTCTTCACAAAG attAGCTGTGAGGCTGTGGATGACCCGGATAAAGAATGGCTGAGACAAGAGAATCAAAAGCTACAAGACGACATTGACTCCATGCACATTGTCATGGACCAGGTCCGCAATTCCTTGGAGGCTAAAGAGCAGCAGTTGGAAGATCTAG CACATAATCTAAACGATGTGAAAGCAAAGTTAGAGGACGAGAAAAAAGCCCTGCAAAAG ATGACCAGTGACTATGATCATCTGAAAGTACAACTCAGCATTGAGAAGGACACCGCCAGAAACAAG ATGAAGTCGCTAAAACAAGAGCTGGAAAAAGAAATACAAATCATTGAAGACTTCCGGAAGAGTGAG AAACTTGCTGTGGAAAAGGAAGTTAATGAGAAATTGAGTGCAGAGAAGGAGAAACAAAAAAGAGAAGTGCTTGCTCAGGAGGCCGTCTTAAAAGCTCAAGCAGCAGAAGAACAACCTGTG TTTCAGGTTGCTGAAGGGGGGGAGGAGTTGATCCAACAACTTAATGAGCTAAAAAAGATGGAGACCTTACAGAAACAAGATATAGAGAA ACTCCAAAAGCAGTTGTTTCGCTGTAACGGAATATGGGAAAAGAAATTTGAGATTCTGAAGGCGAG TTTCCATGCCATCAAAGATGAGATGTTCTTGCGACAGACGTTACAGCGGCAGGCAGCTTCACTGCAACATGCCTCAGTCAACTACATG ATGGACAGTGCTGGTTCTTACCAAAGTCCTGTGTACAATGGATTCAAAATGCCGAGCAGCTATGCAGGGACACTTCTG CCCAACATAGGTACTGGAGGTTTTCAGAAGATGGACAGAACCGGTGAGATCATGGACATCAGTGTGTTGAGTGGCAGAAGAACAGATTGTTCAG AATCCCAGATGGAATCAGGAGATGAAGAGGAGCTGTGTGGAATTCTTCCTCTTCCTTGCCTTCTGTCCCATACCAGGCAAAGAGCATCCCTCACATCTGCAATCTGCACCCCTTCAAAATGA